ACCAGTCACGAGTTTCATCTCGAGAGGCCGTAGCAATAACATTGAGCTTGGTCATTTCTTTAAGAATTTGTATAGCAATAGAGCCTACCCCACCAGCACCCCCGATAATCAGTATATTTTGCCCTTCGCCCTTTTGTCGCTTAATAAGTAGCCGTTCAAAAATAGCCTCCCAGGCAGTGAGTGAAGTAAGCGGCATGGCCGCGGCTTCTGCCAGGCTCAAAGAGGCTGGGCGCTTACCCACAATACGCTCATCTATCAGCTGGTACTCAGCATTGCTCCCTGGGCGGGTAATGTCTCCGGCATAGTATACTTCTTCCCCTACCCCAAAAAGAGTAACCTCATCACCTACAGCTTCTATAACGCCTACCGCATCCCACCCTAATATTTTTGGACTATCCAGCTCCTTATCTTTAGCGCTGTTTTGTCGTACTTTATAGTCTACCGGGTTTACAGAAACCGCTTTTACCTTCACCAGCAGGTCATGCCCTTTAGGGCGGGGCTTTTCAGTTTCAAATACAATAAAACTATTGTCATCGCTAATGGGTAATGATTTTTTTATACCTATGGCTTTCATATGTGTTCGTTTAAAAAATTTACAGTTAAGCTTAAAATAAGCAGTAGATCACAAATACACATCTTTTTGCTTCACAACTTATTTGCATAAGTAGTCCAATACGAATTACGGCAAAGTTATTAACAAGGGATAACTACAGAATGATTAAAAATAAATAGCCTTATTCCTTTGCTGTTTTTGTGGCCTTAAGAATAGAAAAACTACTAGCTGTACCGGGCTTATCAGCAATACTTTCTTTCATCCATTCGCTTGCTTTGGCAAAAGGTCCTCTGGACTGATACTGCCGATGTTTGTTAAGTAGAAAGCTATAATAACCTGAAAGCTCTTCTGCCTGTGAGGAGGGTAGCCTGTGAGAACTGCTAATACTATTTAGAGAAGTAAATGACTGCTTTCTGTGGCTAAACCAAATATCTCTGGCTACCAGAGTAGAGTCGTAGTGTGCGAGCAATATAGGGTTAAGCATATTGTGGATAGGGATTAACAACTTTTGAGTACTATCAGGTGACTCAGTTTTGCCCACCCACATAAATATGGTATCGCTCTTAATCGTTTTATTACCTATAAGTTTTGCTGTGTCTGTAAGCAGCACTCTCTTTTTCTGGTAAGCCTGAAAATGCTCTCCGCTGTACTGATAGGGAAAAAGCTGTGCCAGTAAAGGGTGAGGAATAGCTATTGCGGTAGTATCACTTTCGCTTACAAGAGTAGAGATGAATGCAAGTGAGCTCTGATCTCTTTCCAGCGTATCCCGGCGATTATTTTTTGAGTGTACATACCAATGGCAATTGTTTATTATGTAGGCCAAGGCATCATTATAGTCCATTTGCAGGGCAATGATGTCTTTTTGCCAGCAGCTGAACGCTATAGAGTCTAGAGGGGATAGATGTAGAACCTGCTCTGCATTAGGTCTGCATTGCTGTAATTCTTTTAGCTCTTCGGGAGAAAGAGTTTTGTCGCGGGCTATTCTAAATGCCAGGGCGCTATATTTATGAAAAAACTGCGTTTGGTCCTCAAAAGGAAGCTGCGATAAACGACTGAGAGAGGTCTCAATGAGTGCTTTTTTCTGCCTTGCGAGTTGTTTATTGTTACTTTGGAAAGTAAGGCTGGTGTTCAGGGAATCTATAATGCTAAGTTCTCGCTTTATGAGTGAGTCCAATAGTAGCGCCTCATAGTAGTCTACAAATTCATCTTGTTCAATTTGGTTGGCCAGCTGCAACATACGGTCGTGGTGGAAGTAGATTTTTTTTATCTCCTGACCAGTGAGTAAAGAAAAGAAGCTTTTGAGTATGCTTTCTCCCTGTTGCTGTGCACTGGCCAGTATGCCTGCTTTTTGTGCATATAGGGTAAGCTT
This window of the Porifericola rhodea genome carries:
- a CDS encoding zinc-binding alcohol dehydrogenase family protein, coding for MKAIGIKKSLPISDDNSFIVFETEKPRPKGHDLLVKVKAVSVNPVDYKVRQNSAKDKELDSPKILGWDAVGVIEAVGDEVTLFGVGEEVYYAGDITRPGSNAEYQLIDERIVGKRPASLSLAEAAAMPLTSLTAWEAIFERLLIKRQKGEGQNILIIGGAGGVGSIAIQILKEMTKLNVIATASRDETRDWCLKMGADEVANHHNLAESVKKTGHRQIDYILNFADTDGHWDAMAELIKPQGRICSIVENKGELNLSAIRSKSVAFCWELMFTRAMYQTDDMIEQHYILNSVADLLEQELIKPTLNITLKGFTVDNFREAHRILESGKAIGKIAIVFDDEK